In the Necator americanus strain Aroian chromosome X, whole genome shotgun sequence genome, GTCTCTTCCAATGATGAATGCTTTCTTCCCATTCTCTTGATTGATTTCTCCACGTCCAGCATAAATCCATGCGTCTGAATGATACGAAGAGAATAGTTTTGAAATCCTTCCATTCCTTcacaattattatttatgaaaatgaagatCACCTGGTGGTTTACTTCCTTCAATAGTgaatttttgtagaagaagTGTTTGTGCATCAATTATTGCAATAGGATTAAGACGTGTTCCATAATGGCCAGTGATGACGTCACGATTGGGATCACGAATACAGCATGTGGGATGTGGAGCCTCTTTATTTAATTCCACAGAAGAAATGTATCTctggaaaattagaaatccCTAAATagcaacttcaaaaaatcctgcacttttcattcgtttttcctttagttccatctatttatttattcttttaaaatttatttatatgttccATTGGCAGTAGATTTGTACTCGTGAGTTTACGTGGAGCTCAActgtaaaaagaagaataaaaaataaaataatagaataaaaaaaaagaaggatagtTAGTTTAGTGACTCGAACGGCCCCGTAGGGAATTTAGCGAAATCCTCTGTGACACCGAGAGCTCAAATATTTTTAGGTACCAATACATCCCCGCAATCAGTGGACATTTCGGAAACGTTCTCAAGAATTATTTCCAGAAACTCTACCATTATCATGATCTGAGGAATAATACactaaaaaaacttaatttccTTAGAACTATTCTTCAACGTTTGAAAATAGATTTGAACAAATCCGAAAGTTCACGTAACCGACGGTGGGCGGTTAGCAGCGACTGAATCTTCCGCAAGTCGCGCCCACTCAACAGTCGCGATAGCAGTGAGCGCGTTGCGTACGTCTAATCTAACTGGGACCTAGCTTCCGATAGGGATTTCTAGGCCGAGTAAATCCTTGTTGTAAAGACACTCTGCTTAAAGGGAATATGTAACGCGCTACTACTACTAATTAAGCATAGTACTAGTTACTAGTAATGGTCCAGAATTCGAACAGGTTTCGTTGAACGCGTACATGGATCcgtaagaaaaatatgtgagGACAGCAAGACAGCGAACATAAAAATGACTCCTCGACCCCgtaaaaatgtagttggggtggTGGGTTAGCACTCAGTGACGCCCTTATTTTTGGATActctttcctactttttttttctcttagtaaccttagtttacatgtcatagatcctctaatgCTTTGATCTTGGGGCCCCAactgacttagttatttacttatagaaataagggcgctacTGAGCGGCTCCTCTAACTACATTTCATCCCTGGATCCTAAGAAAACATCCAGAGGGTCGAAGGGTGGTGAGTTATGCGTACGATCAAAGAACGTCACGTATTGACTCTCATTTTTGCTTGCGTTTTCCTCATTGAGCACAATCACGCGTCTCTGGACACATGATAAAGGCATTCCATATCACTGGCACTCGACTGCTCTCCAAAACCGTTGTCTTCTATGGCCTTGAATTCGTGTAGCTTGTGCAATTACGACAAATGTAACACATTTGATGTTTGTGACCGTATTGGACATCTGATGGTggtatttttcgaaaatgtactggtcgtttttttcagcatacGTTATTCATTTGTTGACTTTCTAGTTTTCTGATACTCATTTGATTATTCACTTACTTTAGAATACGGTAGAGCGGTATGTAGGTCTTGGTGGGGCcgtttaattataattattgttGTTCATTGTTAGTTAAGAAAATTGAATTGGAACATGGCTCTTCTGTATTTGTCTATATATTCTGCGCTGTTTACTAACCCAGGAACAGTTCCATACGTGTGTCCTTAGGTTGCTTTCCCATATTCGTTACAAGACCTACGCAAGTGCCTTGCTCTTGCCATGCTCTCCATCATCTGCTGCCTGTTTTAAACACAGGAAATCCATGGTATCACCTCATAATGACACCCAGATCCAGTCAACGGATGTGCTGTTCACCTACTTAGCGTATCGAAAATTGTTTGAACGTGGGCGAATCCAAGGGTCAAATGCAGGATTCCTTTTCAGTAAAGGAAAATTGTACCTATAAGGTTTCACCCTTTCAGAAAGACACGAAATGAATAACTGGAGAGGTCCGAGGTTTCTTCAAAGCACTTTGGttggtattattatattgtagTCCCAATAGCATTGTATGGACGTGTCTATTATTCGcgcatttattcattttttttttcttggatccaGTATTTAAGGATTCAAGTAGTCCTTTCAAGTAGAGAAGGTCCAGTGCCTACCACTAAATTCATGCACGGTCAGCACGTACTTACGCCATACACTCATGCTATGTTTATGTGAATATTAACGCATAATTAGAAATAGTTTCTTCATCCAATGACATTCAAATTTCATTCAGCACATGCTTTGatgtagaaattagaaatcagTTGAACGGTCTTTTTACGGGTTTTCTCCAATCGATTCGATGTATCTCCTTCTCTAGCGTTTTATCGATTCCTTCTGTGAAAAAGTCGCAATTTTTAGGAGAGAAATACCtcttaaatataaaaatatcgtTGAGCAATAATTTTACTGATTGTCAATACACTATCAgctacatatacatacatatatagtaggtaaaaacgaaatgaagttcGTGGCAGTAGAGtgagctgcgctcgaagcgacgcggtgaagAAACCGCATAGTATCGAGTTAggatcatcgcgaactgaAGCTAGGATTGGTGCTATTAAGGGTCCTCTTCTATCTTAACCGCTCCGCTCCATCGCATCGCttctagcgcagccgcttacgcaactgcaccgtgcttcattttgttttggcCCCATATGTGTAATTACATTACTTGTTTCATGTTTCATTGTTCTACTACAACTTCCCCAATTTCACATCGTTTTCGCATTCTACCGAACCTCTGAAAGAGGTTTAGAAGCTGGAaaagtttcattttcgtttgATGGCGACAAATATCGTTAGAAACAACTTCCGTATTCTGCTCAGCTCTTTCTTACTATTAGTTTGTGCATAGTTATAGCTTCTTCGCAGACATTTTTCAAACTGTTATGATTagtgaggaaagaaaatatgaggaaaagaTAACACGACGCCGGAGGTTCCGTCTAATTTTATATGCAAGAAGGATTTTTATAGTCTGAGGTATATATTGGAGCTCACGAGCAATTCTGACgcattcaaagaaaatgaaatatgcCTATTTTGTATATCGCATTTGAACgtattcgggtcaaaacgacatgaagctcggtgcatttacgtaagcggttgcgcacgaagcggtgcggttgtGCTAGctgctggaatcgaggtgggaccatcacgattTGCAGCGAAGATTGGATCTCTCGAATCGATCTTAACCGTTGCGCTTCACCGcagcgcagcagcttacgcagctgcaccgagcttcatgtcgttttgacctaaccGTATAAAACATTCACATGATcctaaattcttcttttccttcacaaaTAACATTATAAAGTAATGTCTGCGCTTATTTCGCTTTCTTCCAGGCTTGCATGATCTCATCATTCATATCATTTTTCCTAATATTTCTACTGTGTCATGTATCATTCGCTTACCATATAGCCAACAATCGTCAGATTCATACTAATTACAACTTTGTAAGTTGTTTCttctgctgttgttgtttctaTCACTTGACCTGCTCCTGATTTCCCAATTCCAGGATACCGTATCCTCAATTCAATCACCATTCGAAGTGAATTGTACCATATCATTATGTGGCGGAGATCTTGCACCTATATACTGTCATGGTGATATCCTTAGCACCGCTTGGAGGTTCGGCCTACAAGATCTATGTCCAGGAGCAAGGATGCGTTTCAGTGCAAAACaaatattggaaaattttcagaagtgagtctttttttactgtttgtttatcgaatttttacttttcatccATACATTATTGTAAATCTTTGTTCAGATTAAAGTATCCTATTGAAAAGGAGGAATTTCGCGATTTCTGTGGAAATAATTTCGAGGACGCTCCATACTTAAAGAATGTGACATTGcctgattttaaaatttggcCACACTTCTTCGATTCGATCAGAAGGAAGGATCACTTGTTGGtccaaatagttttcttttgattttattttgatgattGATCACTTCTGAGGTTGTGTTAAGTAGcaatccttaaaggcatcaccccatgaatctgaggtggtgcagttttcaggtggagtattcgtatacaggatgggagactacggagaggggggtgattccgtccatttcttgctaattgccgtaaaaaacggcccggaagatacggcttcattcgttttggcgcaccattttgtacaagaggttcgattggagcgcgccagtcttgtggtgctccgcatctttcgggccgttttttacggcaattaacaagaaatggacggaatcacctccctctccgtagtctcccaccccgtatatgcatactccacctgaaatctgcaccacctcagattcgtggggtgatgcctttaaattcacCATTTCTTTCCCGCTGTTGATAGACTCCAATTCCTCATATAAGAAACGCTATGTCCTCACGCTGATGAATTTTGACGGATTTCAGTGGTAATTTTAAACCGACAAAGTCAGAAGACCTACTTTTGCCGAATTACTTTAGAATCCCAGTCTTGTCCTGaaatttaggattttctttatATCAAgcctgcgaaaaaaaaaaacagaagtttcGTTGAAATGGCAATGACTCGAAAAAAAGAGTCAAATATTTGCGAAACGACTACCAACCTTGTTCTCAGAAATTGTtgagcattttatttttcgtctttttttctcttcatagtTTCGTATTCACAGTTGTTATTTAGAATTTAGAAAGCTTGCTAAATCTCTACATTCGCTGTGGAACAAACTATCTCGTGAATTCGTTCGAGACGTTCATCTTAATACATCATTTTATCCCATTGTTCCCGTAAATAATGCATTTATTGTTCCTGGcgggaaatttcaaattttcttttactggGATTCGTACTGGATTCTAAAAGGtttcttttattcactttgttacttccttttttatctgCATCATCTCACTAGCTTCAGGTCTCTACCTGTCGGAATTGGTACGCACTGCTAAAGGAATGATACAAAACTTTGCTGACATCATTGACAAGCATGGATTCATCCCTAATTCAGGAAGTATTCAGTGAGCTTTTTATACAGTTATCTATGCTAAGTCTATAGATCATGTGTCGTTTTTAAGCGTGAAAGGCCTtccttagcttttttttaagatctaGAAAGGTGAGTTGTAAAATATTGCTTTCGGTAACATTTCCGTGATATGGGCGAcctatttgtttacttatctattcattttcctttcttttttcgtttcttgcaCCGCAGGGACAAATTGCAAAAACTGGATCTGTGagtgaaaaagtcttggaagTGTTTAGAAGCAATCTAATCTAGACGTAGGAGAATTAACTGGGTTAACCTACGTAACTGTATATATTTCCCATAGAAAGCTTATTCTagcatttttcaacattttaagAACATTATAAGCTGGGAACCCTACTAGTAATTACGACGATTCAGATTATCTCGTCGTTCTCAACCTCCTATGTTCGTGCAAATGGTAAAGGATTATTTTAATGTTACGAAAAACGTGGAAACGCTGCGACGATGGATTCCGTTCATGGACAGAGAAATGCAATGGTGGATCAATAAAAGAAGTGTAGAAATCGATTTACCGAGCAAAAGAACGGCTTTCGTTTATCTTTATAGGGTAAATTTTTCCCTGATAgattctttttctacttttccatTGCGCTTTGTTAGACTAGAGCACTATTGTTTCAGACGGAAACAAACTGTCCACGTCCGGAGAACTTCCTCTCCGATTATTATCTCGGATTGAACAGTACTGATCCCATGAGTTCTTGGACAGCAATGGCATCTGCTTGCGAAAGTGGTTGGGATTTCAGCAGTCGCTGGTTTGATCACGAAGGCGAGCGGCAATGTAcgacgtgttttttttttattaccgTTCcgtttttcaatcttttatTCCTGCTGATCACTTCCAATTAAGTTTTTCGTCAACATTTTCTGGGAAATTCCCTTCTGAGTTCCAAAATCTTGATTCTTTTCCAGACGCAAAGGTGACAATTCGCACTCAGACTATTGTTCCCGTAGATTTGAATGTTTACATGGCTTTGAATATGAGATTTCTTGCTGACTCGCACACATTATTGGGTAATCATAGgtgagaaattattttcttttgatatttGATAGGTTATTAGTTTTTGGAACGTAAGTGGGTTTCTCTGGTGCATTTGTATATTATCATAAAATTACATCCGAACTCATCCGAATCGCCTTTTTAACTCGAATTTGTGGAATCAGTTACAGTATAGCGATATTGATTTCTT is a window encoding:
- a CDS encoding hypothetical protein (NECATOR_CHRX.G21817.T1) codes for the protein MISSFISFFLIFLLCHVSFAYHIANNRQIHTNYNFDTVSSIQSPFEVNCTISLCGGDLAPIYCHGDILSTAWRFGLQDLCPGARMRFSAKQILENFQKLKYPIEKEEFRDFCGNNFEDAPYLKNVTLPDFKIWPHFFDSIRRKDHLKLAKSLHSLWNKLSREFVRDVHLNTSFYPIVPVNNAFIVPGGKFQIFFYWDSYWILKGLYLSELVRTAKGMIQNFADIIDKHGFIPNSGSIQLSRRSQPPMFVQMVKDYFNVTKNVETLRRWIPFMDREMQWWINKRSVEIDLPSKRTAFVYLYRTETNCPRPENFLSDYYLGLNSTDPMSSWTAMASACESGWDFSSRWFDHEGERQYAKVTIRTQTIVPVDLNVYMALNMRFLADSHTLLGNHSMATWYRDKYDNLLFDINALFWNMEEGVWFDYDLHKRKQRSEFYPSNVFPLLLAEMEPQADNVYNYLERIDVFRYPGGVPSTMPVKSTEQWDFPNVWAPTQHFFIRSLLTSKHPGLQQRALDEADKFVTTVFNGLFNPQRGMPSGVWEKYDARSSEGKPGGGGEYVVQEGFGWTNGVVMDLINLISTHDVSIKSTEMNLFGEPERAGFVIVAIFFLLLLATWFASCGLYGYFWFPRQRVVQGEERSSRHLLEESDSD
- a CDS encoding hypothetical protein (NECATOR_CHRX.G21816.T1); protein product: MIMVEFLEIILENVSEMSTDCGDVLRYISSVELNKEAPHPTCCIRDPNRDVITGHYGTRLNPIAIIDAQTLLLQKFTIEGSKPPDAWIYAGRGEINQENGKKAFIIGRDSPAHHCSINEDWTNQDITVRLAEGQTVYDIEWISVFCYNYSVDFAHLPVNLTKNVNFVPAYLPEFRKTAPFRERRRKCPQKI